Proteins from a single region of Maridesulfovibrio bastinii DSM 16055:
- a CDS encoding sulfite exporter TauE/SafE family protein, with amino-acid sequence MFHMYLPIAGNSVNVLLVFALGGFVGLLSGIFGVGGGFLMTPLLIMFGIPPTVAAASDSNQIVGASTSGCLAHYRLGNVDFKMGFLLLIGGVLGGFGGVQVIKILKAMGNADFLINITYVLMLGGVGAYMFIESVQSLRKKDPKEEVQVKPKKKSRYTMMMEKLPFQTDFAKSGVRISMIMPLILGVLVGVLAAIMGVGGGFIMVPIMVYLLRMPMHVVVGTSLFQILFTCINVTILQSYTNHTVDFVLAVLLLLGSTLGAQFGTRISRKLKGEQLKILLATLVLAVMVKMLLNLLLTPDVLLAYAGGH; translated from the coding sequence ATGTTTCATATGTATCTCCCCATTGCAGGGAACAGCGTCAACGTGCTCCTGGTGTTCGCTCTGGGAGGGTTCGTGGGCCTGCTGTCCGGCATATTCGGTGTCGGTGGCGGATTCCTGATGACCCCGCTGCTTATAATGTTCGGAATTCCGCCGACGGTTGCTGCGGCTTCGGATTCAAACCAGATCGTAGGAGCTTCAACTTCAGGATGTCTTGCTCACTACAGACTTGGAAACGTTGATTTCAAAATGGGATTCCTGCTGCTTATCGGAGGAGTTCTCGGCGGTTTCGGCGGTGTTCAGGTCATTAAGATACTTAAGGCCATGGGCAACGCGGACTTCCTCATCAATATAACGTATGTTCTGATGCTTGGCGGTGTCGGCGCTTATATGTTTATAGAAAGCGTGCAGAGCCTCCGCAAAAAAGATCCTAAAGAAGAAGTTCAGGTCAAACCGAAGAAAAAATCACGCTATACGATGATGATGGAAAAACTTCCCTTCCAGACCGATTTCGCCAAATCAGGCGTACGCATCTCCATGATCATGCCGCTTATCCTTGGTGTTCTGGTAGGTGTTCTTGCTGCAATCATGGGTGTTGGCGGCGGATTCATCATGGTCCCCATCATGGTCTACCTGCTGCGCATGCCTATGCATGTAGTTGTAGGAACAAGCCTCTTCCAGATTCTTTTCACCTGCATCAACGTTACCATTCTGCAGTCATACACCAACCATACAGTTGACTTTGTGCTTGCAGTTCTCCTCCTTCTCGGTTCAACACTCGGAGCCCAGTTCGGAACAAGAATCAGCCGCAAGCTCAAAGGTGAACAGCTCAAAATTCTGCTGGCAACACTCGTTCTGGCTGTTATGGTAAAAATGCTGCTGAACCTGCTGCTTACACCTGATGTGCTGCTTGCTTATGCAGGAGGTCATTAA
- a CDS encoding universal stress protein, producing the protein MKKVSIVVDESESSFWLAYYAMGLSSRIPVEVSILMVRDDEYSTPEKDQGQWIGSPEKKLESILAEEHFGSTHIDYYVLKGRMEDEIPKFIRENNISKLFIGRPQGNNPELYTKLMRTLDAVASKTHCEVEVVQKVSAYGKRK; encoded by the coding sequence ATGAAGAAAGTATCAATTGTTGTTGATGAATCAGAATCGAGCTTCTGGCTGGCTTATTACGCTATGGGGCTTTCAAGCCGAATTCCGGTTGAAGTTTCAATCCTCATGGTCAGGGATGATGAGTATTCAACACCCGAAAAAGATCAGGGACAGTGGATCGGCTCGCCGGAAAAAAAGCTGGAATCAATACTGGCGGAGGAACACTTCGGCAGTACTCATATTGATTACTATGTTCTGAAAGGAAGAATGGAGGATGAAATTCCGAAATTCATAAGAGAGAACAACATTTCCAAGCTGTTCATCGGCAGACCTCAGGGTAATAACCCTGAACTTTATACAAAATTGATGCGGACTCTTGATGCGGTGGCTTCAAAGACTCATTGCGAAGTTGAAGTTGTTCAGAAAGTTTCCGCCTATGGAAAGAGGAAATAA
- a CDS encoding TIGR02186 family protein, with protein MKKIISTCAALLAIILLSCPAFAHETTSLTIRPNLIPIGTNFNGAELTVTGKVPEGTSAVIRLMGEPRDEFFKQKGKALGVLWMNLKTVELKQVPDVFLMGTDAKADINWEHSDLGFLSIKGDTEDVVFDEFIKLMERDGFYEVEKGVVSYEKSVDGMTPFTASISIPSAMHKGVYEVEVLAVKDGQVAGKAVEELHTKLTGLPAMLSAFAFDHSLMYGIAAVIIAILAGLIMSMIFKERGGAH; from the coding sequence ATGAAAAAGATTATTTCAACATGCGCAGCCCTGCTGGCAATAATTCTACTGTCCTGTCCGGCTTTTGCCCACGAGACAACTTCACTCACAATCCGTCCCAACCTGATTCCTATCGGCACCAACTTCAACGGGGCAGAGCTTACCGTAACCGGTAAAGTCCCAGAAGGAACCTCAGCTGTTATCCGTCTTATGGGTGAACCCCGTGACGAATTCTTCAAACAGAAGGGAAAGGCTCTCGGCGTTTTATGGATGAACCTTAAAACCGTAGAGCTGAAACAGGTTCCTGATGTTTTTCTGATGGGCACAGACGCCAAAGCAGATATAAACTGGGAACATTCCGATCTTGGTTTCCTGTCCATTAAAGGCGACACCGAAGACGTTGTTTTTGATGAATTCATAAAACTCATGGAGCGCGACGGTTTCTACGAAGTGGAAAAAGGTGTTGTCTCCTACGAAAAATCAGTCGATGGAATGACCCCTTTCACCGCATCAATTTCAATTCCTTCAGCAATGCACAAAGGTGTATATGAAGTAGAAGTTCTTGCTGTTAAAGACGGCCAGGTTGCAGGCAAAGCAGTCGAAGAGCTGCACACAAAGCTTACCGGACTCCCGGCCATGCTCTCGGCATTCGCATTCGACCATTCCTTGATGTATGGTATTGCTGCTGTAATTATTGCTATTCTGGCAGGCCTCATCATGAGCATGATCTTCAAAGAACGTGGAGGAGCCCATTAA
- a CDS encoding sensor histidine kinase has translation MQALKIKVLLMFMAYVLFMLLTMGMYWWNIDAFRERLTIMDEFHDVLSDILETRRYEKNFMFYPEPNSLKEANVYLNRAEKTLEVLHPKILDIVSSDDYSDIINSISKYRNLLQALANGDNSVSAETRSYGGKLVEDAQELLRTKKERIHSALNRIRYLPIAVMLTVLILITVIYVLQARKVLERLKYVQRAAEGVAKGDYDAIEHISSDDPISVLMRSAFMNMADELDTRQKQLIESRKLVSIGTLTSGIAHELNNPLNNVSLTADTLLEELEEMPREEMRELLEDIISEIARASDVVRNLLDFSRSEQRTLSPLKMSTVINQTLKLVGNQLSLHSINVENRLPANLPEVPGDLHYLEQVFINLFMNAAQAMNDGGTLKITGKEENETVRIDVADNGCGMDKETLNRIFDPFFTTKPVGQGTGLGLSIIHGIIKKHGGTIYAESEPGKGTTFTIHLPRINGSGES, from the coding sequence ATGCAAGCTCTTAAAATAAAAGTTCTTTTAATGTTCATGGCCTATGTTCTTTTTATGCTGCTGACCATGGGAATGTACTGGTGGAACATAGACGCTTTTCGTGAACGTCTTACCATCATGGACGAATTTCATGATGTACTCTCAGATATACTTGAAACCCGCCGATACGAAAAAAACTTTATGTTCTATCCTGAACCGAACAGCCTGAAAGAAGCCAACGTCTACCTGAACCGTGCGGAAAAAACTCTTGAGGTGCTGCACCCCAAAATCCTCGATATCGTCAGCAGCGATGATTACAGTGATATTATCAACAGTATTTCTAAATACAGAAACCTGCTTCAGGCCCTTGCCAACGGCGATAATTCCGTCTCCGCGGAGACCAGAAGTTATGGCGGAAAACTTGTAGAAGATGCTCAGGAATTGCTGAGGACCAAAAAAGAGCGAATACATAGTGCTCTGAACCGCATCCGTTACCTTCCGATAGCTGTCATGCTGACGGTACTCATCCTGATTACTGTCATTTATGTACTTCAGGCCAGAAAAGTTCTTGAAAGGCTGAAATATGTTCAGCGGGCCGCAGAAGGTGTGGCCAAAGGTGATTATGATGCAATTGAACATATCAGCAGTGACGATCCTATTTCAGTGCTTATGCGTTCAGCTTTCATGAATATGGCTGATGAGCTTGATACCCGCCAGAAACAACTTATTGAATCTCGTAAACTGGTATCAATTGGTACGCTGACATCCGGCATAGCCCATGAGCTGAACAACCCTTTAAACAATGTATCACTAACAGCGGACACTCTTCTGGAAGAACTGGAAGAAATGCCCCGCGAAGAAATGCGGGAACTGCTGGAAGACATCATCAGTGAGATAGCCAGAGCAAGCGATGTGGTCCGCAATCTTCTGGACTTTTCAAGATCAGAGCAACGCACCCTTTCACCGCTGAAAATGTCCACCGTTATCAACCAGACACTTAAACTGGTCGGCAACCAGCTTTCGCTGCACAGCATAAATGTTGAAAACAGACTCCCTGCCAATCTGCCGGAGGTCCCCGGAGACCTGCACTACCTTGAACAGGTTTTTATCAACCTGTTTATGAATGCTGCTCAGGCCATGAATGACGGAGGAACTCTTAAGATAACCGGAAAAGAAGAAAATGAGACGGTAAGGATTGATGTTGCGGACAATGGGTGCGGGATGGACAAAGAGACCCTCAACCGTATATTTGATCCCTTCTTCACCACAAAACCGGTAGGTCAGGGCACTGGTCTGGGTCTTTCCATTATACACGGGATTATAAAAAAACATGGTGGAACCATCTACGCCGAAAGCGAACCCGGAAAAGGGACAACATTTACAATACATCTGCCTAGGATAAACGGAAGCGGAGAATCCTGA
- a CDS encoding type 1 glutamine amidotransferase — protein MDTNILVLNLLAEDDFKSSFQTRTDNILKSLNINTITYNFNNLDKIDYIKNYTNLLISGSTASATDERDWYPNLHKVIASFISAKKSILGICFGHQFLIRHIMGKEHVRKSATPEIGWTRIKHTENSIFKGMNDFKSGVYHYDEVYDLDDRFEIIASSDRCAVQGFQLKNHPVWGVQFHPDFLYEDMEKFSLQAREKENDSSDAKFCGDKPSLKEFSKNDLLFANWINLSDSF, from the coding sequence ATGGATACTAATATTCTGGTACTCAATCTTCTAGCTGAAGATGACTTCAAATCCAGCTTTCAGACAAGAACAGATAACATATTAAAATCACTAAATATAAATACAATAACATACAATTTTAACAATCTTGATAAAATAGATTATATAAAGAACTACACCAATCTATTAATATCAGGATCTACGGCAAGTGCTACGGATGAAAGAGACTGGTATCCTAATCTGCATAAAGTCATAGCCAGCTTCATCTCAGCAAAAAAATCAATTCTTGGGATCTGCTTTGGACACCAGTTTTTGATAAGACACATTATGGGTAAAGAGCATGTTCGCAAATCAGCCACTCCGGAAATAGGCTGGACCAGAATCAAACATACTGAGAACTCTATATTTAAGGGCATGAATGATTTTAAATCAGGAGTTTATCACTATGATGAAGTGTATGATCTTGACGACAGGTTTGAGATAATCGCCAGTTCTGACAGATGTGCCGTTCAAGGATTCCAGCTTAAAAACCATCCGGTATGGGGCGTACAGTTTCATCCTGATTTTCTATATGAAGATATGGAAAAATTCAGCCTTCAGGCCAGAGAAAAAGAGAATGACAGTAGTGATGCAAAATTCTGCGGTGACAAACCATCGCTTAAAGAGTTCTCAAAAAATGACCTGCTGTTCGCAAACTGGATAAATCTCTCTGATTCATTTTAG
- a CDS encoding sigma-54-dependent transcriptional regulator, whose protein sequence is MGKYRAAVIDDETQAAKMVGRSLQKLGFQVETFELGHTFMARMVEAPFQLVFIDLKLPDISGIELLDAIKTSFDNVEALIITGNGTIPSAVEATTKGAAGYIVKPFRLQEIKTAAREALEKIELREENRKLKETLREEPLLKDFLGTSQVMLDVFSMIRKISGVNCNVLLQADTGTGKERAAKAIHDLSPRKNKTFVSFNCGGFSEELISSELFGHEKGAFTGATATKIGLLESANGGTVFLDEIGEMPLNMQVKLLHVIQERRILRVGGTQPIDLDIRIIAATNRDLEEAMTEGTFREDLFYRLNVVRIYLPTLAERKEDIPLLANHFLDTFNARFGKRVKSISQQAMEVLTQYNYPGNVRELENIIQRAVALAEGDVIDIRELPQDLLNLSFSSLGTPGLLPLEEVEKRHIIHVLEATGYNKGISASILGIPRTTLWRRLKKFGLDSDEE, encoded by the coding sequence ATGGGAAAATACAGAGCTGCTGTCATTGACGATGAAACTCAGGCTGCAAAAATGGTCGGAAGATCATTGCAGAAACTGGGCTTTCAAGTGGAAACATTCGAACTTGGCCATACTTTTATGGCCAGAATGGTTGAAGCTCCTTTTCAGCTTGTTTTTATTGACCTGAAACTGCCGGATATCAGCGGAATTGAACTGCTTGATGCGATCAAAACAAGTTTTGACAATGTCGAAGCGCTGATAATAACCGGTAATGGAACCATTCCATCCGCAGTTGAAGCCACCACCAAAGGTGCGGCAGGTTATATTGTGAAGCCGTTCAGACTTCAGGAAATCAAAACGGCAGCGCGTGAAGCTCTGGAAAAGATAGAACTGAGGGAAGAAAACAGAAAACTGAAGGAAACCCTGCGTGAAGAACCTCTATTAAAAGATTTCCTTGGAACGAGTCAGGTCATGCTCGATGTTTTCTCCATGATCCGCAAAATTTCCGGAGTAAACTGCAATGTTCTCCTTCAGGCTGATACCGGAACAGGTAAAGAACGGGCAGCAAAAGCAATTCACGACTTAAGTCCCAGAAAAAATAAAACCTTTGTCTCATTCAACTGTGGCGGATTCAGTGAGGAACTGATTTCGAGTGAACTTTTCGGGCATGAGAAAGGAGCCTTCACCGGTGCCACGGCTACCAAAATAGGGCTGCTCGAATCAGCCAACGGTGGAACCGTATTTCTTGATGAGATAGGTGAAATGCCGCTCAACATGCAGGTAAAACTTCTGCACGTTATTCAGGAAAGGCGTATCCTCAGAGTCGGGGGAACCCAACCCATTGACCTTGATATCAGGATAATAGCGGCAACAAACCGTGACCTTGAAGAGGCTATGACTGAGGGAACTTTCCGCGAGGACCTTTTTTATCGCTTGAACGTAGTCCGCATATATCTTCCGACTCTTGCCGAACGGAAAGAAGATATTCCCCTGCTGGCAAACCACTTTCTGGATACATTCAATGCAAGATTCGGCAAGCGGGTAAAATCCATTTCACAACAGGCCATGGAAGTTCTGACCCAGTATAACTATCCGGGCAACGTACGTGAACTTGAAAATATTATCCAAAGGGCCGTAGCTCTTGCCGAGGGAGATGTCATAGATATTCGCGAGCTTCCGCAGGATCTTCTGAACCTTTCATTCAGCAGCCTCGGAACTCCGGGCCTTCTACCGCTTGAAGAAGTTGAAAAACGCCACATTATCCATGTACTGGAAGCAACAGGATACAACAAAGGCATAAGTGCAAGTATATTGGGAATTCCAAGGACCACCCTCTGGCGCAGACTTAAAAAATTCGGCCTTGATTCAGACGAGGAATAA
- a CDS encoding arabinose transporter, with product MSTDNTQNSIHIQWKLTSLFPLLMIVLVNYLIIGVAMPVVPLYVSHKLGFGTLMVGITVSCEFIAALISRIWSGHHADVNGAKRTVIIGLLAGAIAGALYFASIYFISSPNIAVTLLVLARTVLGVSESFVITGTLVWGLSMFGVSHAGKVIAWLGTALWGAYAAGAPLGTFLYGKYGFDSTAAVTVALPLLTLLAVLPMQGPASKKKASNAFKDMAQVISSVWLPGVGLAFTAAGFGSITTFGALLFADKGWDSAWLVFTSLSGAFILGRLFFGHLPDKIGGAKVALICVLIEAAGGFMIGMTPNPLLAFIGAAVTGLGYALVYPGFGLEAVRLAPAENPGLAMGTYTAFLDLALGITGPALGAVADATGLMSVFIVSGATVFCAFPIAVILLRKKTVI from the coding sequence ATGTCCACAGACAACACTCAAAACTCTATCCATATTCAGTGGAAACTGACTTCACTTTTCCCACTGCTGATGATCGTGCTGGTTAACTATCTGATAATCGGTGTAGCCATGCCGGTAGTCCCTCTCTATGTCTCCCATAAACTTGGCTTCGGCACCCTCATGGTCGGGATAACTGTAAGTTGTGAATTTATTGCCGCCCTGATTTCAAGGATATGGTCGGGACACCATGCCGATGTAAACGGAGCAAAACGCACCGTTATTATAGGGCTGCTGGCCGGTGCAATCGCCGGAGCACTCTATTTCGCCTCTATCTATTTCATTTCAAGTCCTAATATTGCGGTGACCCTGCTGGTACTTGCCAGAACGGTGCTGGGCGTCTCAGAAAGTTTTGTCATCACCGGAACCCTTGTCTGGGGATTATCCATGTTCGGAGTAAGCCACGCCGGAAAAGTTATTGCATGGCTTGGAACAGCCCTGTGGGGAGCTTATGCGGCGGGAGCTCCGCTGGGCACTTTTTTATATGGCAAATACGGCTTCGACAGCACCGCAGCCGTGACAGTAGCATTACCACTGCTAACCTTGCTGGCGGTACTCCCCATGCAGGGACCGGCATCAAAAAAGAAAGCTTCAAATGCATTCAAAGACATGGCTCAGGTAATAAGCTCTGTCTGGCTTCCCGGAGTAGGTCTGGCCTTCACCGCAGCTGGTTTTGGTTCCATCACAACTTTCGGAGCATTGCTCTTTGCGGATAAGGGCTGGGATTCAGCATGGCTTGTCTTCACCTCACTCAGCGGTGCTTTTATTCTGGGCAGACTCTTCTTCGGTCATCTCCCGGACAAAATAGGAGGGGCCAAGGTAGCTCTGATATGTGTACTTATAGAAGCCGCCGGAGGATTCATGATCGGGATGACTCCAAACCCGCTGCTGGCCTTCATAGGGGCGGCAGTAACAGGACTGGGATACGCCCTTGTCTATCCGGGATTCGGTCTTGAAGCCGTGCGCCTTGCCCCGGCTGAAAACCCCGGACTGGCCATGGGAACCTATACTGCTTTCCTTGATCTGGCTTTAGGTATTACCGGCCCTGCTCTTGGCGCAGTTGCCGATGCCACAGGACTTATGTCGGTCTTTATTGTCAGCGGAGCAACTGTCTTCTGCGCTTTCCCTATTGCGGTGATCCTGCTTAGAAAAAAGACTGTAATTTAA
- a CDS encoding DMT family transporter → MSMLSINEIIPKTNSGKGRAAALCGGFLISFDSVFIRTAGISGADTVFLFGLFSAISMAILIQLTDKRGFIRTLKEAGWPLILSSLLIVGSSSTFIMSIRNTSVANTVFILSARPILTALAAWLFMHEKTSKALWMSIFGLITGIYIVVSGSLTNGNIMGDGYALCAVSCVSMNGAVWRKYSDMSRLAVVGTGGFFLAIVMFFQSDPTHIPLDSWLIMGAMGIASAPIGRVMNALSSRYIPSSEMATLTLISTVLAPIWALCFFNEHPPVTTLCGRLVIFISIGSYLFLTRPKLSRAKVSHDR, encoded by the coding sequence ATGAGCATGCTGTCCATAAATGAAATTATTCCGAAAACGAATTCCGGTAAAGGTCGTGCCGCGGCCCTGTGCGGAGGCTTCCTGATAAGTTTTGACTCTGTTTTCATTAGAACAGCAGGAATAAGCGGAGCTGACACGGTTTTTCTTTTCGGTCTTTTCTCAGCGATTTCGATGGCAATACTCATACAGTTAACCGACAAGAGAGGTTTTATTAGAACCCTCAAAGAGGCTGGATGGCCACTCATTTTATCATCTCTTCTTATAGTCGGAAGCTCATCAACATTCATCATGAGCATAAGAAACACCTCTGTTGCAAACACAGTATTCATCCTTAGTGCGCGACCAATTCTCACAGCTCTTGCCGCATGGCTCTTTATGCACGAAAAAACATCAAAAGCCTTATGGATGTCCATTTTCGGGCTGATAACCGGAATTTATATAGTTGTCAGCGGATCACTGACAAATGGTAATATTATGGGTGACGGCTATGCCCTCTGTGCAGTCTCATGCGTCAGCATGAACGGGGCGGTATGGAGAAAATACAGTGACATGAGCAGACTGGCCGTTGTTGGCACCGGTGGTTTTTTTCTGGCAATAGTAATGTTTTTTCAATCTGATCCCACGCATATACCTCTTGATTCTTGGCTGATCATGGGAGCCATGGGCATAGCTTCCGCTCCCATAGGAAGAGTTATGAACGCGCTGTCCTCACGCTATATACCCTCATCAGAAATGGCTACCCTGACGCTGATAAGCACCGTGCTTGCTCCTATCTGGGCTTTATGCTTTTTCAACGAACATCCTCCTGTCACTACCCTGTGCGGCAGACTCGTAATTTTTATTTCCATAGGGTCATACCTGTTCCTGACAAGACCTAAACTCTCCCGGGCAAAAGTCTCTCACGACAGATAA
- a CDS encoding PEP/pyruvate-binding domain-containing protein, translating to MMKIFEQIKNRLLPGRRRNSCSLGVLFGRFQRVLELNNKTLTTIASMHNKLGGGYIFDVQYLRSSKQNIVDTVRELLDAFDAMAPDRYPELYSSFRDIRSKLDSEINRQPVLPDVMAMPFEAITIRDMDAVGAKNTRLALMANANAATVPFGFAITTTAYRLFMEDNNLREIIKKNEDEWRAGTKPAKNAFNEISSYIMSGNIPGRIRRAINRELDTLRRKVGDKELLLAVRSSAWGEDGNLSFAGQYESYLNVKPEDLHETYKKVIASTYCPAAMEYRREYDFKQEEVYMAVSVQAMVKARTSGVMYSLSPMNPASNCIDIAGTWGLGAPVVSGEVTVDRFTVSRGSEHKILSRNIVEKARAMNGLNEGDVAMEEVPEESRLTASLSDEEIFQMAEMAMRLERYFKKPQDIEYAYDRDDNLVILQSRPLRIEDTRESEKIDLSDALKKYPVLLSGEGDVAQQGVGSGPVFVGWESRDLESCPDGAILVAHLSSPQYASILHRISGVITDIGSPLGHMATIAREYRVPTLLNASRATMVLEEGDVVTLDAEQKTVYQGMVKELSLHDFMSEHMEETYEYRLLRRLLKLIEPLNLLDPEASNFTPLGCQTLHDIARFIHEKSVEILIDIPNISGSEEGCPGGRLQLPVPIDLVVLDIGGGLSPECAGGLKGVKLRRTILPEQVKSETLQAFIEGVTLEGVWQSSPVAVDFSSFMSSMTRTFSADVAGSNRVGQNLAVISDCFLHLSLRLGYHFTMIDAFKSEDNTRNSVQFRFAGGVTGAVRRSRRARFLSEVLKNHNFSVTVQEDLVIARTKGWVAQDLRRVMFVLGIIVAYTRQLDVSMVNDASIYEHCENFDRIVNEAMTD from the coding sequence ATGATGAAAATATTTGAGCAGATAAAAAACAGGCTGTTGCCCGGACGCCGCAGGAATTCATGTTCTCTGGGTGTCCTATTCGGCCGGTTTCAACGGGTGCTGGAATTAAATAACAAAACTCTGACCACCATAGCTTCAATGCACAACAAGCTTGGCGGAGGATATATATTTGATGTTCAATACCTGCGCAGCTCAAAACAGAATATAGTAGATACGGTCCGGGAACTGCTCGATGCCTTCGATGCAATGGCCCCGGACCGTTATCCGGAACTGTACTCTTCTTTCAGGGATATACGTTCCAAGCTGGATAGTGAAATAAACAGACAGCCCGTTCTGCCTGATGTAATGGCCATGCCGTTTGAAGCCATCACTATAAGAGATATGGATGCGGTTGGCGCCAAGAACACCAGACTTGCCCTAATGGCCAACGCCAATGCGGCAACTGTTCCCTTCGGATTCGCCATCACCACAACGGCATACCGGCTTTTCATGGAAGACAACAACCTCCGTGAAATAATAAAGAAAAACGAAGACGAATGGCGAGCCGGAACCAAACCGGCTAAAAACGCTTTCAACGAAATAAGCTCATATATAATGAGCGGTAACATCCCGGGCAGAATACGCAGGGCCATTAACCGAGAGCTGGACACCCTGCGCCGCAAAGTCGGCGACAAGGAACTTCTACTGGCAGTAAGAAGCAGTGCCTGGGGTGAAGACGGCAACCTTTCTTTTGCCGGACAATATGAAAGCTACCTCAATGTAAAACCGGAAGATCTCCACGAAACCTATAAAAAGGTTATCGCAAGCACCTACTGCCCGGCTGCGATGGAATACCGCAGGGAATATGATTTCAAGCAGGAAGAAGTCTACATGGCTGTTTCCGTGCAGGCTATGGTAAAAGCCCGTACAAGTGGAGTCATGTACAGTCTTTCTCCAATGAATCCGGCATCGAACTGTATTGACATAGCCGGAACATGGGGGCTTGGCGCACCCGTTGTTTCAGGTGAAGTAACTGTAGACAGATTTACGGTTTCCAGAGGCTCGGAACACAAAATTTTATCCAGAAACATCGTTGAAAAAGCCAGAGCAATGAATGGTCTTAATGAAGGCGATGTTGCGATGGAAGAAGTTCCGGAAGAATCGCGTCTGACAGCGAGCCTTTCGGACGAAGAAATATTTCAAATGGCTGAGATGGCCATGCGTCTTGAGCGTTATTTCAAAAAACCACAGGATATTGAATATGCGTATGACAGGGACGACAACCTCGTAATACTCCAGTCACGCCCGCTTAGAATTGAAGATACGCGCGAAAGCGAAAAAATCGATTTAAGTGACGCTTTGAAGAAATATCCTGTTCTTTTAAGTGGTGAAGGTGACGTTGCCCAGCAGGGCGTTGGTTCAGGCCCGGTCTTTGTCGGCTGGGAAAGCCGTGATCTAGAGAGCTGTCCCGACGGGGCAATTCTGGTAGCTCACCTGTCTTCACCGCAGTACGCCTCTATTTTACATAGAATTTCAGGAGTTATCACCGATATCGGTTCCCCGCTCGGACACATGGCAACAATTGCCAGAGAATACAGGGTGCCGACACTTCTTAATGCAAGCCGTGCAACCATGGTTCTTGAAGAAGGTGATGTGGTTACTCTGGATGCAGAGCAGAAAACTGTTTATCAGGGCATGGTCAAAGAACTAAGCCTGCATGATTTTATGTCCGAGCACATGGAAGAAACCTACGAATACCGGCTTCTCAGAAGGTTACTCAAGCTCATTGAGCCTTTGAATCTTCTGGACCCTGAAGCCTCAAATTTCACGCCCCTGGGCTGCCAGACACTCCACGACATAGCTCGTTTCATACACGAAAAATCCGTGGAGATTCTGATAGACATCCCCAACATCTCCGGTTCCGAAGAAGGTTGTCCCGGCGGCAGACTACAGCTTCCGGTCCCCATTGACCTGGTGGTCCTGGATATAGGCGGTGGTCTTTCTCCCGAATGCGCCGGCGGGTTAAAAGGTGTAAAATTACGCCGAACCATCCTTCCCGAACAGGTAAAATCCGAAACTCTTCAGGCATTCATAGAGGGTGTAACCCTTGAAGGTGTCTGGCAGTCCTCCCCAGTGGCCGTTGATTTTTCAAGTTTTATGTCCAGCATGACCCGCACCTTTTCCGCTGATGTAGCCGGATCAAACCGTGTCGGGCAGAATCTGGCCGTTATCTCGGACTGTTTTCTGCATTTAAGTCTGAGGCTTGGATATCATTTCACAATGATTGACGCTTTTAAAAGTGAGGATAATACCCGAAACAGCGTGCAGTTCCGTTTTGCCGGCGGAGTTACCGGAGCAGTCAGACGCTCCCGCAGAGCACGTTTCCTTTCGGAAGTGTTGAAGAATCATAACTTCTCCGTAACTGTTCAGGAAGATCTGGTAATCGCCCGAACCAAGGGATGGGTTGCTCAGGATTTACGGAGAGTAATGTTCGTTTTGGGCATAATTGTGGCTTATACAAGACAACTTGATGTTTCCATGGTCAACGATGCCAGCATTTACGAACACTGCGAAAATTTTGATCGCATCGTCAATGAGGCTATGACCGATTAG